GCCGCTTCGACATTTGCTTGGAAATCAAAATCTCTTGGGTTTTCTGCAATGTCATCTAATGTTGCATTAATGCCAACACCATCTTCAAGAGTGATCAACCCTTCTTCTTCAAGCATTGATAAAATACGCCCATGGTCAGCAACAGAGTCACTCATTAAAATGCTCGCTCCATCAGGTAATTCATCTAAGCTTGTGTAGTCTTGAGAATATATACCGATTGGCTCGATATGAATTCCACCTGCATTCACAAAGTCATAGTCGTGCTCTGCAATTTGTGACTCTAAATAAGGTACGTGCTGGAAGTAGTTTGCATCAAGCTCACCTAAATCTAGTGCTTGGTTCGGCAATACATAATCATTAAAAGGGACAACCTCTAACTCAATTCCTTCTTCCTCTAATAACGGTTCTGCAAACTCTAGGATTTCCGCATGCGGCACGTTTGAAGCTCCTACTGTTAATAATGACGTCTCAACTGTTTCTCCATTATCACCTGTTGATTGTTCTGCTTCACCTGCTCCACAAGCTGCTAATAAACCTACTGATAATACCACTGCTCCAAGTTTCAACATAAATTTTTTCATTAATAATACCCCCATCTTTTTATCTTTTATCTAGTTTATTTGTTACGCGATCGCCGATAATTTGAAGAATAAAGACAATCACTAAAATAAGAATTGTTGCCATTAGTGTTACATCATGTCGACTTCTTTGGAATCCTTCCCGGAAAGCGAGATCACCGAGACCCCCAGCTCCGATAACTCCAGCCATTGCTGTATAACTGACAAGAGCAATCGCTGTTACTGTTAATCCTGAGATCAGTGCTGGCATGGATTCTGGTAATAAGACTTTATAAATAATTTGCCAGTTCGAAGCCCCCATTGCTTTTGAAGCTTCAATGACCCCTTTATCTATTTCACGAAAGGCAATTTCAACTAACCTTGCATAGAACGGTGCAGAACCGATGATTAATGCCGGTAATGCTGCAGAAGGTCCTAAAAATGTTTTTAATATCGCTATCGTAAAGGGAATGAGTAAAACAATTAAAATAATAAATGGGATGGACCTTGTCACATTGACATAGGCACCTATAATTGCATGAACCACTTTATTTTCTAATAAATTGCCTTTGCCTGTTAAAAAGAGCAGTAACCCTAAGATCACACCAATTAAAAAAGTTAATGCTAAGGCAATGACTGTCATATAAACGGTTTCTAACGTCGCATCCCACATTCTTTCCCAATTCACATTTGGAAAGAGCAAAATGTTTCCGAGTAAGAAATTAATCACCGTGGATCACCTCCACTTCTACATCTTGGTTACGTATAAAGTCTTTGACTTTATTTAACTCTTCTTGCGCCCCATCGACACTAATAAATAGTGAACCATATGGGCCGTTTTGCGTTTGACTAATTTTTCCTTGCAATATATTAACGGTGACATCATATGACCTGATGAGATCATTGATAAGTGGCTTCTTCGCATCGCCTCCAACAAAAGTAAGCTGAAGGACGGTGTGAATGCCATTTTCTGAAAATAAATGACGGATTGCCTCTTCTGTTTCTTCTGGCTCGGTCACTTGCTTAACAAATTCTTTTGTCATGTGTTCTTTCGGCTTTTTAAAAATATCAAGAACGTTTCCTTGTTCCACAATTTGACCATCTTCCATCACTGCTACGCGGTGGCAAATTTTTCGAATGACGTGCATTTCATGAGTAATAAGAACAATTGTTAAGCCTAGCTTCTCATTAATGTCAACGAGTAAATCCAAGATCGATTCTGTTGTTTTCGGGTCTAATGCAGAAGTTGCTTCATCACAGAGCAACACTTTCGGATTATTTGCGAGCGCCCTAGCAATACCAACTCGTTGTTTTTGCCCGCCACTTAATTGTGATGGATAGGATCCTCCACGTCCGCTTAAGCCAACAAGCTCGATTAATTCATTCACTCGGTTGTCACGTTCTTTTTTAGGAACGCCTTTGATCTCAAGCGGGAATGCAATGTTTTCTTTTACAGTACGTGACCATAATAAATTAAAATGTTGAAAAATCATCCCAATCTCTTGTCGTGCATTTCTTAATTCTTTTTTTGAGAGATTGTTCATGTTTTTATCGGCAACAGAGACTTCACCAGAAGTTGGTGCCTCTAACATATTTAAAAGTCGAATTAATGTACTTTTACCTGCACCACTGTATCCGATGATCCCAAAGATTTCTCCTTTTTCGATCGTCAAGTCAATATGATCTACAGCTGTTACTTTGCCGTCCCTCGTATTGAAGGTTTTCACCAATTTTGATAACGAGATCATTTGAATAAGCCTCACTTTCTATAAACCTAACTAATATATTTATTAATCTCATATGATTACTAGGTTTAAAACATCTATGATTATTTCACTGCACTTAGTCTCCGATTGATAAACTAAACTCAGCTTTTTTCTTTTCGCTTCTAGACTCTGTTGTCGTTTTCTATTTAATACTCAAATCAAGATAGAAAACAAAAAACCTTTCAGCGCAATAAGACGAGCTGAAAGGTTTCCAATATCAAGACTGAAAAACCTTTCTCTCATCTCTCAAAGCAGTTATCTGCTTTGTTGGAATTGGCACCTTCCAATTTTCATTGTGGTTGCCGGGCTTCATCGGGCCAGTCCCTCCGCCTCTCTGGATAAGAGAATTTGTTTTTAATTATTTAACTCATTAAATCAGTTAAGTAGGATATTATCATTAACCGATTTTACTGTCAACATGTTTCCTACCTTTTCGATCAGAAGTATTTGCCAAATAAAATAAAGATTCTATTAATAACAAGTCTTTTAACTTCCCTTTTACTTTCAGGTCTTCTCGTTTTTTCATAGATAGTAGGAAGTCCTCACCGTACAATAATTCTTTTAGATCATCTTCACTGCCTTCAATGATAACATGACTATCGCAATCAAGCCCACTCACAATTTTTAACAAATTGTTATCGACCATTAAATAACAGAGTTCCTGTTCATTATTGAAAGAAACAGTTAATACACGATTCATCATTAACTTTTGGAGCGCGTCTTTTTCTCGGACTCGATTTATGAATTCATTAATTACCTCTTTCAATTTATCCCCGCCTTTTTACTTATTTCCTTGTAAACTTATTCCACTTCCTCCTCTTATTTTCCTCTATCCTGCAACAGTTCTTGATAGATTTTCTGATTTCGGAAGGGGCTTTCGGAAAACAATGAAGAAATAGACGGTTCCAATGACATAGAGGGCTCCAGTAATTGAAAAAACGATCGCGTATCCTGAGTATGAGCCATATACCATGACGATCGTCGTTGAAACTGGACCCATCACAGCCCAACCGAGCTGGAAAACAGCTTGCCCGACGGAATTTGCAAGTCCTTTGATCGAATCGTCAACACTTCGCATCATAAGTGACATTTGAATTGGGTTTCCTGCGTTCATTAAAGCTTGCCGGAATAGAAAACCAAATACAGCCCAATAAATATTTTCAGTAAAAGCTGTAATTAATAAAAACGGAATCGACAATAGCTGTAAGATGACGACCGCATTGACTTCACCGACTTTTTTCACAACGGCAGGACCGATGAGAAGAGCGATAGCGGTCATCCCTTGCCCTGCTGAAATGATGATCCCAACAAGTGAATGCGAAATATCAAACCTGTCTACAAAATATAGGTTTAAATACGGGATCACAAGCCCTGAACCAAAACCAATTAAAATTTGTGCAACGGCAAATAAAAGAATGATCTTAATCCCTTGTTTATGTGTGTTAAATAATTTTTTAAAGGACCTATTCCCGTCTGATTTATCCGTAAGTTTACGATCTTCTCTAATTTTTAAAATAGGAATGAGCGCTGCAAAAAAGAAGCCTGCCCCAATTAATAACGTAAGCCGAATGCTCCACAGTGTATTAAAACCAACGATGTAATTAAAAAAGTCGCTTAATGTTCCTCCAAGTGTATTACCAATGACATTTGCCACCATGATAATCGCAAAGTTAAAACTAAACAGGTGGACTCGTTGTTTTTCTGTCGAGTTTTCTGCCAGAAGAGGAATCGAAGAAACTTGGATAAAAGCCATAAACATCCCTGTCATAAACGCTGTACCAAGTAAGAGAACTTCTAGCGATAATATCGCCCTTAAAAATAAACTAGACGCTGCAAATACTGCGCCAACGAAAATGAGTTTTTTCCTGCCAATTCTGTCACTTAATATTCCAGCCGGTAGTAGAAGGAGTGCTGTCGCCATCGATTGAAAGGCAATGACACTACCATTCATTTGATCATCATACCCTAATTCTCGAATGTAATAATTATAAATGATCATAAAAATACCCATACCGATATGTGCAAGTATGGAGCTTACTAAAAAAAGACGGACATTTTTGTTGTAACCTTTAAATTGATCAGACCAGTCACCAATAATTCTTCCCAAGGTGAGGACTCCTTCCAAATAAAAATCACCAGGTTCGAAGACCATGATGATTTAATCGTTATAAATTAATAGAGAGGCTTTTGAAAAGTATGTAGTCTAGGCAAAAATGACTGTTTAGTTGAATATTTCGACTCTCTAAATAACAATGATATACGAAGATTCAGAATTTGCAAAGAGTTTTTTCACTTTAGTTGTGGTCTATTCTCTTTCATTCACTCCCAGTACGGCTTTTATTCTTGATTCTACCGCTCCTTTAATTCCTTACATGAAATTGTAAAGTTGTTCTCCTTTAAAATGAAGCCGTTCTTCAGGCTTTATGATAATCCCAGAGTATTCATATGCTTGATAAGAAACATATAAAACAAAACTCCGTCCAGAAAAGCGACTTTGACCCCAACTATAAGAAAAACCATCTATAGATATTGAGTGGAGAAAAGATAGCCGTTGTTTCGGCATCTGATTTAGAACAGGCATAGCAACAGAGCATTTCGCTTTTAGTTAGTAAACCTAATAAAAATAAAAATTTCCTCTACGGCGAGTAAACCCCAACGTTAAAATTTTATCCTTTTTAAAAGTATAAAAAAACACGGGGGTTTCCCCGTGCATTAACACCAGCCCATGTCACAGCCTTCAACATAGGATTTAGGCTGTTGTATCTTACGTTCGCCATCTTTATTAAATTTCGTTTTATCCAACTCAAATTCCTCGCCAAACTCATACTGATAATCATGGTTTTGGCTTTCCCGCTTTGACTCGCCTTTCTTTAGATCACTTTCACATACGCATTTTTCACCGTCTTGGCTATTGTTCAATTCAACATGAGATTTAGGTTCGTGATTTGTTGCATCATTAACAAAACGTTTATCGACCGTCGGATGCTTTACATCATCACCCATTTTATGATAGACCTCGTCATTCGTGTGCTTGTTTGCCATATATCTCACCCCTCCTTCGTTATTAGGATGAGAAAAATATCGAACAACTATGCCTTGTATAATAAACCATCAAATACATTGCACAAGCCAAAATTATTAGAAAACCAATAAATATACAACAAAACCACTGAAAATTCAATACATTCAACAAAATTGTACGTACCCAGGTCTGTGAACTTTTTTGGTATTGAAAAAGCAAAGGGACAAGGTCCCTTTGCTCTTTTATTGATTAGTCTTCACTAGTCATTTCTTCGTATTGTTCAGCTGTCATGAGGTTGTCCATTTCTGAATTGTCAGATGGTTCAACAACGATCATCCATGCTTTTTCATATGGTGATTCGTTTACAAACTCAGGAGAATCTTCAAGCTCTTCATTAATTTCTACAACTTTTCCGCTAATTGGTGCGTAAAGCTCAGAGACAGTTTTTACAGACTCAACACTACCAAATGGCTCGTCTGCTTCAATATCGTCACCTACTTCTGGTAGCTCAACGAATACGATGTCACCTAGTTCTGATTGTGCAAAGTCTGTAATCCCGATACGTACTTTGCCGTCTTCCGTTTTTACCCACTCATGTTCTTCGGAATACTTAAAATCCTTTGGTAAATTCATCTTAAATCCCTCCATTATTCAATCTGAACCTTCATTGACTCTTGAACTGTTTCACGCCCAAATCTTATGTACCAGCAGTTCAGTAAAAGCCTTCTCCTTAACTATATTACATATCGATAATGATGGGCAACCATATTATATGAAAAGGCTTACTTCCATGTAGAATCAAATGTTTCTTCTTTGAAGCCGACCGTCACTTTTTCACCATCGGTTACTATTGGACGTTTCATTAACATGCCATCTGACGCTAATATATCAAGGAGCTCTTCTTCAGATGCTGTCTTCACTTTATCCTTTAAGCCTAGTTCACGATATTTTTTTCCACTTGTATTGAAGAATTTTTTTAATTCTAATCCGCTTTTCTCATAAAAACTTTTCAGCTCTTCCTTGGATGGGGGATTGTCTACAATGTGGACATCTTCATAGGATATCCCGTTGTCATCTAACCATTTCTTTGCTTTTCTGCAAGTGCCACACTTAGGATATTGATAAAAAGTAATACTCATTGTTTCTCCTCCTCAAAAAAAATTAGCCTACCGCTATATATGAAACATCCTCGCATAAAATCCTAACACCTTTTTCGTAACACCAAAGCCAGTAAGGGGACATTATACTACACACGATAGGCTCTTTTTTATTAAATCTAACAACATTTTTTCCTTCTTATCTCTATTTAAACATAGAACAAGCGCTCGATAAAAAAGTTTACCTTTTTTGACGGGATTTCTCATTTTTCACTTCTGTATCTTGTTCGGATAAAGCTTCATACGCTTCCATTAATGGATTATCCAAGCCATTTGTTAGCTCTTGGGAAAACTCTTCTACAGCCTCAATTCTTTCGTTTAACATAAATTCATTTTTTGGTTTCTTCATTAGTTATCCCCCTTTCAATAGCAATTCCATTTGCCTTTAGTATGTGTTCATAAATAGGAGGCATAACTTATGAAAGCATTTCCCTCGCTTTCCCAATTCCAATGACATTTAACGTTATCTTACATCATGTCGCACTTGTGCCTTGAGGTGAAAGCGAAGTGTACTTTAACTGCGATCCAAGTTTTAAAATGCAAATAAACGTATTCGATTGACAAATTCACCAACGGCTTGCCAGTTTTATACGGTTATACACCTTCTTTAACAAATAGTAAGAAAAATCATCAGTTTTTTTCAGAAACTCAACTTAACATCATTAAAGATAAAAATGCAAAAGAGCCCTATAATAGGACTCTTTTACAACTGTAGAGAGGAGAATGCCCTTCCTTTTTAGAAAGG
The Bacillus shivajii DNA segment above includes these coding regions:
- a CDS encoding MetQ/NlpA family ABC transporter substrate-binding protein, with product MKKFMLKLGAVVLSVGLLAACGAGEAEQSTGDNGETVETSLLTVGASNVPHAEILEFAEPLLEEEGIELEVVPFNDYVLPNQALDLGELDANYFQHVPYLESQIAEHDYDFVNAGGIHIEPIGIYSQDYTSLDELPDGASILMSDSVADHGRILSMLEEEGLITLEDGVGINATLDDIAENPRDFDFQANVEAALLPTAYQNNQADAILINSNYALDAGLNPLEDAIATETADLDNPYVNVIAVRSGDEADERINTLVEILRSEEVQDYIIETYDNAVVPVSE
- a CDS encoding methionine ABC transporter permease, with product MWDATLETVYMTVIALALTFLIGVILGLLLFLTGKGNLLENKVVHAIIGAYVNVTRSIPFIILIVLLIPFTIAILKTFLGPSAALPALIIGSAPFYARLVEIAFREIDKGVIEASKAMGASNWQIIYKVLLPESMPALISGLTVTAIALVSYTAMAGVIGAGGLGDLAFREGFQRSRHDVTLMATILILVIVFILQIIGDRVTNKLDKR
- a CDS encoding methionine ABC transporter ATP-binding protein, with product MISLSKLVKTFNTRDGKVTAVDHIDLTIEKGEIFGIIGYSGAGKSTLIRLLNMLEAPTSGEVSVADKNMNNLSKKELRNARQEIGMIFQHFNLLWSRTVKENIAFPLEIKGVPKKERDNRVNELIELVGLSGRGGSYPSQLSGGQKQRVGIARALANNPKVLLCDEATSALDPKTTESILDLLVDINEKLGLTIVLITHEMHVIRKICHRVAVMEDGQIVEQGNVLDIFKKPKEHMTKEFVKQVTEPEETEEAIRHLFSENGIHTVLQLTFVGGDAKKPLINDLIRSYDVTVNILQGKISQTQNGPYGSLFISVDGAQEELNKVKDFIRNQDVEVEVIHGD
- a CDS encoding MFS transporter is translated as MGRIIGDWSDQFKGYNKNVRLFLVSSILAHIGMGIFMIIYNYYIRELGYDDQMNGSVIAFQSMATALLLLPAGILSDRIGRKKLIFVGAVFAASSLFLRAILSLEVLLLGTAFMTGMFMAFIQVSSIPLLAENSTEKQRVHLFSFNFAIIMVANVIGNTLGGTLSDFFNYIVGFNTLWSIRLTLLIGAGFFFAALIPILKIREDRKLTDKSDGNRSFKKLFNTHKQGIKIILLFAVAQILIGFGSGLVIPYLNLYFVDRFDISHSLVGIIISAGQGMTAIALLIGPAVVKKVGEVNAVVILQLLSIPFLLITAFTENIYWAVFGFLFRQALMNAGNPIQMSLMMRSVDDSIKGLANSVGQAVFQLGWAVMGPVSTTIVMVYGSYSGYAIVFSITGALYVIGTVYFFIVFRKPLPKSENLSRTVAG
- a CDS encoding DUF2553 family protein, with the translated sequence MANKHTNDEVYHKMGDDVKHPTVDKRFVNDATNHEPKSHVELNNSQDGEKCVCESDLKKGESKRESQNHDYQYEFGEEFELDKTKFNKDGERKIQQPKSYVEGCDMGWC
- the gcvH gene encoding glycine cleavage system protein GcvH — protein: MNLPKDFKYSEEHEWVKTEDGKVRIGITDFAQSELGDIVFVELPEVGDDIEADEPFGSVESVKTVSELYAPISGKVVEINEELEDSPEFVNESPYEKAWMIVVEPSDNSEMDNLMTAEQYEEMTSED
- a CDS encoding arsenate reductase family protein, whose product is MSITFYQYPKCGTCRKAKKWLDDNGISYEDVHIVDNPPSKEELKSFYEKSGLELKKFFNTSGKKYRELGLKDKVKTASEEELLDILASDGMLMKRPIVTDGEKVTVGFKEETFDSTWK